From the Diceros bicornis minor isolate mBicDic1 chromosome 19, mDicBic1.mat.cur, whole genome shotgun sequence genome, one window contains:
- the CST11 gene encoding cystatin-11 isoform X1, whose amino-acid sequence MMAGSWQAPRLLLAILAALVAFTFQTRRKTFMSVQEVPVSEPYVIATMRFVTNEFNKESDDKYSFRIVRVLKVQKRVTDHMEYHVNLEMRRTTCQKLETENCTLQEGELYKQIECFYSVFVVPWFEKYKILNKNCTNG is encoded by the exons ATGATGGCCGGATCCTGGCAGGCCCCACGGCTCCTGCTGGCTATTCTGGCAGCCTTGGTGGCCTTCACCTTCCAAACAAGGAGGAAAACCTTTATGAGTGTCCAAGAAGTGCCTGTGTCAGAACCCTACGTGATAGCCACCATGCGGTTTGTGACCAACGAGTTCAACAAGGAGAGTGACGACAAGTACAGTTTCCGGATTGTGCGAGTCCTGAAGGTCCAGAAGCGG GTTACTGACCATATGGAGTATCACGTGAACTTGGAGATGCGGCGGACCACCTGCCAAAAGCTGGAGACTGAAAACTGCACCTTACAGGAAGGGGAGCTTTACAAG caaaTTGAGTGCTTCTACTCAGTGTTTGTTGTTCCCTGGTTTGAAAAGTACAAAATTCTGAACAAAAACTGCACCAATGGCTAG
- the CST11 gene encoding cystatin-11 isoform X2, whose product MMAGSWQAPRLLLAILAALVAFTFQTRRKTFMSVQEVPVSEPYVIATMRFVTNEFNKESDDKYSFRIVRVLKVQKRQIECFYSVFVVPWFEKYKILNKNCTNG is encoded by the exons ATGATGGCCGGATCCTGGCAGGCCCCACGGCTCCTGCTGGCTATTCTGGCAGCCTTGGTGGCCTTCACCTTCCAAACAAGGAGGAAAACCTTTATGAGTGTCCAAGAAGTGCCTGTGTCAGAACCCTACGTGATAGCCACCATGCGGTTTGTGACCAACGAGTTCAACAAGGAGAGTGACGACAAGTACAGTTTCCGGATTGTGCGAGTCCTGAAGGTCCAGAAGCGG caaaTTGAGTGCTTCTACTCAGTGTTTGTTGTTCCCTGGTTTGAAAAGTACAAAATTCTGAACAAAAACTGCACCAATGGCTAG